ATTGAAAAAGGTTCCACTGTGGCAGCCTCATTTGAGGCCCCGGTGCTGTTTACCTTAGCTGAAGACTTAACCAAAATGAAGCTGAATGTAGATGTGGACGAAGCAGATATCGGTGTGGTCACGGAAGGACTTGACGCCAACTTCACCGTAGATGCCTACCCCCAGCGCAAATTTGCGGCAAAAATCCAACAGGTCCGGTTTAATGCCACCACCACGGACGGGGTGGTCACCTATGAAACCATCATGACCTGTGACAACGCCGATTTAGCGTTGCGTCCGGGCATGACCGCCACAGCGGACATTATTGTCAAGCAGGCGAATCAGGTCTTATCCGTACCCAGTGCCGCCCTAAGATTCTCAATGCCCAAGCCCGAAAAAAACAGCAGCAGCCCATCGTTATTAAGGATGTTCATGCCCGGCCCGCCCAGACGCGGGAACCGCCCGACCAAGCATGTGACTATCACAGGCGGCAAAGACCAGAAGACGATATGGATTCTGGATGAAAACAAACGGCCACGTCCTGTGCCTGTTAAAACGGGCTTAACTGACGGTGTCAACACCCAGATTCTGGAAGGAGAGATCACCCAGGGCACCGAAGTCATTGTCTCAGCAACAACAAAGGGCAAATAAAGCCATGGCCGAAAAAGAACGCCCTTTGATTTCCCTGACTCAGGTCACCAAGGCATACGGCAGCAACGAAGCCAAAATCTTTGCATTGCGAGGCATTGATCTGTCCATTGAATCCGGTGAATTTATTTCGGTGATGGGACCGTCTGGTTCGGGAAAATCCACCTGCATGAACATTTTAGGATGTCTGGACACCCCCACGTCAGGCCAGTATAAATTCGGCGGGGTGGAGGTGAGCCATATGAGCCGAAAACAACTGGCCACCCTGCGCCGGTTTTATCTTGGCTTTGTATTCCAGGGGTTTAACCTGCTGAACCGGACTACGGCCATGGAGAATGTGGAGCTGCCCTTGATATACAGGGGCATGCCGCCCAAGGAACGTAAAACGCTGGCGCGCAAAGCCCTTGAACAGGTGGGGCTTGCCGGGCGAGAAGCCCACACCCCCGGGGAGTTATCCGGAGGCCAGCAGCAGCGGGTAGCCATTGCCCGGGCCATTGCCACCACCCCGTCGGTATTATTCGCCGACGAGCCCACGGGCAACCTGGACACGGCCAGAAGCCATGAAATCATGGCGCTTTTAAGACAATTAAACAGGGAACAGAAAATCACCGTGGTCATGGTCACCCATGAATCAGATATGGCCGCTTACTCGGACCGGATCATTCATTTTGTGGACGGCCAGGTAGCTGACGTTGAGAACGGGCATGCCCCGGCAGCCAAAGGAGGCCAGGACCAATGATCTGGAACACCTTTATCCTGGCCTTACGGGGCATCCGGCGTAATGTCTTACGTTCGGTGCTCACCATTCTAGGCATCATCATCGGTGTGGCCGCCGTGATTACGCTTGTGACCATTGGAAACGGTACCACGGCCCAGGTGACTCAACAGATCGCGGCTATGGGGACCAATGTTCTGCTCATTAACCCGGGCCAGCGCCATGGACCCGGCGGGGCATCGGGGGCTCCCAGTTTTTCAGTCAAAGATGTCCAGGCCATTGAACAGCAGATCAATGATCTGGCAGGTGTGGCGCCGGCCGTATCCGCATCTGCTGTAGCCGTTGTTGGAAACCAGAACTGGAGCACCAGCATTACCGGTACCACCAATGATTTTTTCAAGGTACGCAACTGGAGCATCAAAGCAGGACGGACATTTAACGAAAATGAAATCAGCGCCGGGCGCACCGTATGCGTGGTTGGGGACACCATCCGCGAAAACCTGTTTGGCGACGCGGACCCTGTGGGACAAAAGCTGCGCCTGAGCACGGTATCCTGTCAGATCGTCGGGCTGTTGGCGGCCAAAGGCAACTCATCCATGGGCCGGGACCAGGATGATTGTGTGATCATGCCCATGAAAGCAGTCCAGCGCCGTTTTACCGGCAACAAGGACATTCCCTTTATCCAGGTGGCGGTTAAAATCGGTGCATCCACAAGCACAGCGTCAACCGCCATCCAGTCGCTCTTAAGAAAACGCCGCCACCTCTCTGATAATGAAGAGGACAATTTCAGAATCATGGACACCAAGGAGCTTGCCTCCATGCTCACCTCTACCACCAAAACCATGACCGCCCTGCTCGGGGCTGTGGCGGCAGTGAGTCTTCTGGTCGGCGGCATCGGTATCATGAACATTATGCTGGTCTCTGTAACCGAGCGCACCCGTGAAATCGGCATCCGCCTGGCCATCGGTGCCTATGAACACGAAGTGCTGCTCCAATTCTTGGTGGAATCTGTAGTACTCTCCTCCTTTGGCGGCATATTCGGCATTATCCTGGCCCTGGCAGCTTCCTTTGGTGCCACAAAAATGCTGGCGATTCCCTTTGCTCCGGATATCTCCATCATCGTTATTGCATTTTTCTTTTCCGCCGCTGTGGGGGTCGTGTTCGGATACTTCCCAGCCTTGAAAGCGGCCCGCATGGATCCCATCGATGCTTTGCGGCACGAATAAAACCCCACGAAGGCGAATCTCCATAAATTAATTTTTAAATAATATCAAAAAAATAGGGGTTTCCCTGATAGACATCTATTCTGGTTGATGATACGAAACTGTTTGAGATTAATCCATATTTTATCTTAATTGTATTTTCGTAATAGTCGGGTGAATTGTTTAATTATTCTGATTTTGAAACACACAATAAAGGAGAATAATATGACCTATCCATTTAAAAACTTGGTATTCGAAGGTGGTGGTGTAAAAGGCATTGCATATGTGGGCGCAATGAAGGTGTTAGAAAAAGAGGGGATACTAAAAAATATCAAGAGAGTCGGCGGAACCTCTGCAGGATCAATAAATGCCGTGTTGTTTGCTTCCGGATACAGTAATCAAGAGACATTGAATGTATTAAACACGCTTGATTTTAACGACTTTAAAGATGATAACTGGGGTGTTTTACGTGATATGAAACGTCTGCGTGAAGAGTATGGATGGTATAGAGGTGACTTTTTCCGAGATTGGATCGCTGAATTATTAAAAAAGAAAACCGGCAGGTCAAATATTACGTTTAAAGCGTTGCAAGAGCATTCCGAGAGGTCTCTATATGTGTATGCCTCAAATTTATCCACCAAATTTGGTGAAGTTTATTCTCCCGAGCATACCCCGAGAATGAGAGTTGTCGACGCAGTTAGGAGATCAATGTCAATACCGTTATTTTTTCGCGCAGTCAGAGATGATCGCGAAGACGTATTTGTAGATGGTGGCGTTATAAATAACTATCCTGTTAAATTGTTTGATCGTGACAAATATCTTGAAAATAAAGAACTATTAAGGATTCCGTCGTACTACGAAAAAGAAAATAAAAATCTGTTGCTCAAATCACCAAAAAGCAGTCAATATATCTACAATAAAGAAACATTGGGTTTTCGGCTAGATTCCGCCAAGGAAATAGGTGTATTCCGCGACGGACAAGAACCTCAGCATACCGAAATTGAGCACTTTTTGGATTATACGATGCAGC
Above is a window of uncultured Desulfobacter sp. DNA encoding:
- a CDS encoding ABC transporter ATP-binding protein, which encodes MAEKERPLISLTQVTKAYGSNEAKIFALRGIDLSIESGEFISVMGPSGSGKSTCMNILGCLDTPTSGQYKFGGVEVSHMSRKQLATLRRFYLGFVFQGFNLLNRTTAMENVELPLIYRGMPPKERKTLARKALEQVGLAGREAHTPGELSGGQQQRVAIARAIATTPSVLFADEPTGNLDTARSHEIMALLRQLNREQKITVVMVTHESDMAAYSDRIIHFVDGQVADVENGHAPAAKGGQDQ
- a CDS encoding ABC transporter permease; translation: MIWNTFILALRGIRRNVLRSVLTILGIIIGVAAVITLVTIGNGTTAQVTQQIAAMGTNVLLINPGQRHGPGGASGAPSFSVKDVQAIEQQINDLAGVAPAVSASAVAVVGNQNWSTSITGTTNDFFKVRNWSIKAGRTFNENEISAGRTVCVVGDTIRENLFGDADPVGQKLRLSTVSCQIVGLLAAKGNSSMGRDQDDCVIMPMKAVQRRFTGNKDIPFIQVAVKIGASTSTASTAIQSLLRKRRHLSDNEEDNFRIMDTKELASMLTSTTKTMTALLGAVAAVSLLVGGIGIMNIMLVSVTERTREIGIRLAIGAYEHEVLLQFLVESVVLSSFGGIFGIILALAASFGATKMLAIPFAPDISIIVIAFFFSAAVGVVFGYFPALKAARMDPIDALRHE
- a CDS encoding patatin-like phospholipase family protein, with product MTYPFKNLVFEGGGVKGIAYVGAMKVLEKEGILKNIKRVGGTSAGSINAVLFASGYSNQETLNVLNTLDFNDFKDDNWGVLRDMKRLREEYGWYRGDFFRDWIAELLKKKTGRSNITFKALQEHSERSLYVYASNLSTKFGEVYSPEHTPRMRVVDAVRRSMSIPLFFRAVRDDREDVFVDGGVINNYPVKLFDRDKYLENKELLRIPSYYEKENKNLLLKSPKSSQYIYNKETLGFRLDSAKEIGVFRDGQEPQHTEIEHFLDYTMQLIKTVLSVQDSQHLHEDDWHRTVYIDSLGVETTEFDLKDSQKKALVASGKESTEKYLSWWSDVSNDLAINHPTSKE